One stretch of Bosea vaviloviae DNA includes these proteins:
- the metX gene encoding homoserine O-acetyltransferase MetX, which yields MSDLSPSLADPLKEANEPSSLVARFGPDTPLLMDCGVSLDHWQIAYQTYGSLNAARSNAILVCHALTGDQHLASRNPITGKGGWWTAMIGPGKPIDTERFFVICSNVIGGCTGTTGPASTNAATGKPWGLQFPVVTIRDMVRAQRHLIDSLGIESLFCAAGGSMGGMQVLQWAASYPERVFSALPLATGAKHSAQNIAFHEVGRQAVMADPDWRGGRYLEEGTRPAKGLSVARMGAHITYLSEPALHRKFGRKLQDREAPTFSFDADFQVESYLRYQGVSFVERFDANSYLYMTRAMDYFDLADDHGGVLAKAFAGTKTRFCVASFTSDWLFPTADSRAIVHALNAAGASVSFVELESDKGHDAFLLEEPNLFATTRGFIGAAARARGI from the coding sequence ATGAGCGATCTCTCTCCCAGCCTCGCAGACCCGTTGAAGGAGGCCAATGAGCCTTCGAGCCTGGTTGCGCGCTTCGGCCCGGACACGCCGTTGCTGATGGATTGCGGCGTCTCGCTCGATCATTGGCAGATCGCCTACCAGACCTATGGTTCGCTGAACGCAGCCCGGTCCAACGCCATCCTGGTCTGCCACGCGCTGACCGGCGACCAGCATCTCGCCAGCCGCAACCCGATCACCGGCAAGGGCGGCTGGTGGACGGCGATGATCGGGCCGGGCAAGCCGATCGACACCGAGCGCTTCTTCGTGATCTGCTCCAATGTGATCGGCGGCTGCACCGGCACGACCGGCCCGGCCTCGACCAACGCCGCGACCGGCAAGCCCTGGGGCCTGCAATTCCCCGTCGTCACGATTCGCGACATGGTGCGCGCCCAGCGGCATCTGATCGACTCGCTCGGCATCGAGAGCCTTTTCTGCGCCGCCGGCGGCTCGATGGGCGGCATGCAGGTGCTGCAATGGGCGGCGAGCTATCCCGAACGTGTGTTCTCAGCGCTGCCCCTGGCGACCGGCGCCAAGCATTCGGCCCAGAACATCGCCTTCCACGAGGTCGGCCGGCAGGCGGTGATGGCCGATCCCGACTGGCGCGGCGGGCGCTATCTCGAAGAAGGCACACGCCCCGCCAAGGGCCTGTCCGTCGCCCGCATGGGCGCGCATATCACCTATCTCTCGGAGCCCGCGCTGCACCGCAAGTTCGGCCGCAAGCTGCAGGACCGCGAGGCGCCGACCTTCTCCTTCGATGCGGATTTTCAGGTCGAAAGTTACCTCCGCTACCAGGGCGTCAGCTTCGTCGAGCGCTTCGACGCCAATTCCTATCTCTACATGACCCGCGCCATGGATTATTTCGACCTCGCCGACGACCATGGCGGCGTGCTGGCAAAAGCCTTCGCGGGCACGAAGACCCGCTTCTGCGTCGCCTCCTTCACCTCCGACTGGCTGTTCCCGACAGCGGATTCACGCGCCATCGTGCATGCGCTCAACGCCGCGGGCGCGTCGGTCTCCTTCGTCGAGCTCGAGAGCGACAAGGGCCATGACGCCTTCCTGCTCGAGGAGCCGAACCTCTTCGCCACGACGCGCGGCTTCATCGGCGCAGCGGCGCGGGCAAGGGGAATTTGA
- a CDS encoding chorismate mutase produces MTEAAPTTLADLRAEIDRIDSEMHALLMERSSIIETLIAIKNTQVSGSAFRPGREADMMKRLALRHKGLLPLDTIEGIWRIIIATFTYVQANYSVHADVSGGDAAMRDSARFHFGFTVPFVTHEDARAVIKAVADSAGDLGIFRMDQGASAGIWWRDLIGSDAPKIIARLPFIERPDHPAGTPVYCVAKPLADAAVREIVLYAARVERWSEVLRSGLAQHLAEVSASAADGSHLSLLVAASGEVDQSAIRKALEPAGLSDFSEIGSHAARFAVKSVR; encoded by the coding sequence ATGACCGAAGCCGCTCCGACTACCCTTGCCGATCTGCGCGCCGAGATCGATCGCATCGACAGCGAGATGCATGCGCTGTTGATGGAGCGCTCCTCGATCATCGAGACGCTGATCGCGATCAAGAACACGCAAGTCTCGGGCTCGGCCTTCCGCCCCGGCCGCGAGGCCGACATGATGAAGCGCCTGGCGTTGCGCCATAAGGGCCTGCTGCCGCTCGACACGATCGAGGGCATCTGGCGCATCATCATCGCGACCTTCACCTATGTGCAGGCGAATTATTCCGTCCATGCCGATGTCTCGGGCGGCGACGCGGCGATGCGCGATTCCGCCCGCTTCCATTTCGGCTTCACCGTGCCTTTCGTCACGCATGAAGATGCGCGTGCCGTCATCAAGGCGGTGGCCGACTCGGCCGGCGATCTCGGCATCTTCCGCATGGACCAGGGCGCCAGCGCCGGCATCTGGTGGCGCGATCTGATCGGCAGCGACGCCCCCAAGATCATCGCGCGCCTGCCCTTCATCGAGCGGCCGGACCATCCGGCCGGCACGCCGGTCTACTGCGTCGCCAAGCCCCTGGCCGATGCCGCGGTGCGCGAGATCGTGCTCTATGCGGCGCGTGTCGAGCGCTGGTCCGAGGTTTTGCGCTCGGGCCTCGCCCAGCATCTGGCCGAGGTCTCGGCCTCGGCCGCCGACGGCTCGCATCTCTCGCTCCTGGTCGCCGCCTCCGGCGAGGTCGACCAGAGCGCGATCCGCAAGGCGCTGGAGCCCGCCGGCCTCAGCGATTTTTCCGAGATCGGCAGCCACGCCGCCCGCTTCGCCGTCAAGTCCGTCCGCTGA
- a CDS encoding pyridoxal phosphate-dependent aminotransferase: MANAASRPVPRPGVLDIQAYVPGKSAAPAGVKLHKLSSNETPLGPSPKAVAAYGSLSGKLELYPDGSSTKLREAIAGRYGLDANRILCGTGSDELLQLVTKAYLGDGDEGVFTEHGFLVYRIAILAAGGKPVIVKETNFTADVDAILAAVTPRTKIVFLANPNNPTGTYLPFHEVKRLHAGLPGNVLLVLDAAYAEYVRRNDYASGLELVAESENVVMTRTFSKIYGLANLRLGWLYGPAHVVDALDRIRGPFNVNGAAIEAGAAAIADEAHVASAIEHNDKWLAWTTAELEKLGLSVTPSVGNFILIHFPAKPGEMAKPGKTAKEADAFLTRRGLILRAVAAYGLPDALRMTIGSEEANRLVVAGLADFLAGKA, encoded by the coding sequence ATGGCCAATGCCGCCTCCCGCCCCGTGCCCCGCCCCGGCGTCCTCGACATCCAGGCCTATGTGCCGGGCAAGTCCGCAGCCCCCGCGGGCGTGAAGCTGCATAAGCTCTCCTCCAACGAGACGCCGCTCGGCCCAAGCCCCAAGGCGGTTGCAGCCTATGGTTCGCTCAGCGGCAAGCTTGAGCTCTATCCCGATGGTTCCTCGACCAAGTTGCGCGAGGCGATCGCGGGCCGCTACGGGCTCGACGCCAACCGCATCCTCTGCGGCACCGGCTCCGATGAATTGCTGCAGCTCGTCACCAAGGCCTATCTCGGCGATGGCGATGAGGGCGTCTTCACCGAACACGGCTTCCTGGTCTACCGCATCGCGATCCTGGCCGCCGGTGGCAAACCCGTTATCGTCAAGGAGACAAACTTCACCGCCGATGTCGACGCCATCCTGGCGGCGGTGACGCCGCGGACCAAGATCGTCTTCCTCGCCAACCCCAACAACCCGACCGGTACCTATCTGCCCTTCCACGAGGTCAAGCGCCTGCATGCCGGCCTGCCCGGCAATGTGCTGCTGGTGCTCGATGCGGCTTATGCCGAATATGTCCGCCGCAACGACTATGCCTCGGGGCTGGAACTGGTCGCGGAGAGCGAGAACGTCGTGATGACGCGCACCTTCTCCAAGATCTACGGTCTCGCCAATCTCAGGCTCGGCTGGCTCTATGGTCCCGCCCATGTCGTCGATGCGCTCGACCGCATCCGTGGCCCGTTCAACGTCAACGGCGCGGCGATCGAGGCCGGCGCCGCGGCGATCGCGGACGAGGCCCATGTCGCCTCGGCCATCGAGCACAACGACAAATGGCTCGCCTGGACCACGGCCGAGCTGGAGAAGCTCGGGCTCTCGGTCACGCCCTCCGTCGGCAACTTCATCCTGATCCATTTTCCGGCCAAGCCCGGCGAGATGGCCAAGCCCGGCAAGACGGCCAAGGAGGCCGACGCCTTCCTGACCCGGCGCGGGCTGATCCTGCGCGCCGTGGCCGCTTACGGCCTGCCCGATGCGCTGCGCATGACGATCGGCTCGGAAGAGGCCAACCGCCTCGTCGTCGCGGGGCTCGCCGATTTCCTCGCGGGCAAGGCATGA
- a CDS encoding prephenate/arogenate dehydrogenase family protein, with amino-acid sequence MTTASESFAPRRSEPIFGRLAIIGIGLIGSSIAHAAKELNLAGRIVLSDRDEAVRARARELGLGHEIAETAFEAARDADHIILCVPVGACGAVAVEIALALKPGAILSDVGSVKNAVVEAVMPHLPEGVHFVPAHPVAGTENSGPDAGFPSLFLNRWCILTPPEGTDATAIARTRQFWEGMGALVEIMTAQHHDLVLAITSHLPHLIAYNIVGTAEDLAAVTQSEVIKFSAGGFRDFTRIAASDPTMWRDVFLHNKEAVLEMLGRFSEDLSVLTRAIRFGDGETLHKHFTRTRTIRRGIVALGQEKPETEKLRKS; translated from the coding sequence ATGACGACCGCGTCCGAGAGTTTTGCGCCGCGTCGCAGTGAGCCGATCTTCGGTCGCCTCGCCATCATCGGCATCGGCCTGATCGGCTCCTCGATCGCGCATGCGGCCAAGGAGCTCAACCTCGCCGGTCGGATCGTGCTTTCCGACCGTGACGAGGCCGTGCGCGCCCGGGCGCGCGAGCTCGGCCTCGGCCATGAGATCGCGGAGACGGCGTTTGAGGCCGCCCGCGATGCCGACCACATCATCCTCTGCGTGCCGGTCGGAGCTTGCGGAGCTGTCGCCGTCGAGATCGCGCTTGCGCTGAAGCCCGGCGCGATCCTCTCCGATGTCGGCTCGGTCAAGAACGCCGTGGTCGAGGCGGTTATGCCGCATCTGCCCGAGGGCGTGCATTTCGTCCCGGCCCATCCCGTCGCCGGCACCGAGAATTCCGGCCCCGACGCCGGCTTCCCGAGCTTGTTCCTCAACCGCTGGTGCATCCTGACCCCGCCGGAGGGCACGGACGCGACGGCGATTGCCCGGACCCGCCAGTTCTGGGAGGGGATGGGCGCGCTGGTCGAGATCATGACCGCGCAGCACCACGACCTCGTGCTCGCGATCACCAGCCACCTGCCGCACCTGATCGCCTACAACATCGTCGGCACGGCCGAGGATCTGGCGGCGGTGACGCAGTCGGAGGTGATCAAGTTCTCCGCCGGCGGCTTCCGCGATTTCACCCGCATCGCAGCATCCGACCCGACGATGTGGCGCGACGTCTTCCTGCACAACAAGGAGGCGGTGCTGGAGATGCTCGGCCGCTTCAGCGAGGACCTCTCGGTGCTGACGCGGGCCATCCGCTTCGGCGACGGCGAGACGCTGCACAAGCACTTCACCCGCACCCGCACCATCCGCCGCGGCATCGTCGCGCTCGGCCAGGAAAAGCCCGAGACCGAAAAACTGCGGAAATCCTGA
- a CDS encoding SGNH/GDSL hydrolase family protein — MIGGIVAAAAAIGWSLGAYATKDDFNARAYSRQRAPVIDAQMRDTDPGFILFAGDSHIDLFNEPSELCGRDTANAGLSGVTAEIYATALKTLHYPHKASLAVLTIGTNDLARKKHLDPEAFQASVESIVQTLKEHASFIVMTAIPPIGRELANSFNIDSIEKYSTILSGVCISAHACSYQDPYQDMRVTGEFGLAKPNTLADGVHAKSYREVYERIPLCRILAEAH; from the coding sequence ATGATCGGCGGAATCGTTGCTGCAGCCGCAGCAATTGGATGGTCGCTTGGAGCTTATGCAACCAAAGACGACTTCAATGCGAGGGCTTATTCGCGCCAACGGGCCCCTGTCATCGACGCGCAGATGCGGGATACCGACCCTGGTTTCATCCTCTTTGCAGGGGACAGCCATATTGACCTGTTCAATGAGCCCAGTGAACTCTGTGGCCGGGATACCGCCAATGCCGGCCTGAGCGGCGTAACGGCCGAGATTTACGCTACAGCGCTCAAGACGCTGCACTACCCTCACAAGGCCAGCCTTGCGGTCCTGACAATTGGGACGAACGACCTTGCGCGGAAGAAACACCTCGATCCGGAAGCTTTCCAGGCAAGCGTGGAGAGCATTGTTCAGACGCTCAAAGAACACGCCTCCTTCATCGTCATGACGGCCATTCCTCCGATAGGTAGAGAATTGGCCAATTCCTTCAATATCGACTCGATTGAAAAGTACTCCACGATCTTGTCTGGCGTCTGCATCAGCGCGCACGCCTGCAGCTATCAAGATCCGTACCAGGACATGCGCGTGACCGGAGAATTCGGCCTTGCCAAGCCCAACACCTTGGCTGACGGCGTTCATGCGAAATCATATCGCGAAGTTTACGAGCGAATTCCGCTGTGCCGCATTCTCGCGGAAGCTCATTAG
- a CDS encoding acetyl/propionyl/methylcrotonyl-CoA carboxylase subunit alpha, whose translation MFDTILIANRGEIACRIIKTCRQMGIRTVAVHSQADRDALHVRLADQAVDIGPAPARESYLRADKIIAAALATGAQAIHPGYGFLSERLDLIAACEANGISFIGPSSAAIDAMGDKIRSKQIARDAGVPGVPGYDGADQSPEVLRREALRIGLPVMVKASAGGGGKGIRKVERADDLDGAIAAAAREAQAAFGDGRLLIEKFVTRPRHVEVQVAGDRHGNIVHLFERDCSVQRANQKLLEEAPAPNLRPETRAALHEHALRLARAISYDNLGTVEFLVDAATQAVFFLEMNTRLQVEHPVTEAITGLDLVEWQIRIAAGETLPRKQSEITCTGHAIEARLTAERADEGFRPDTGTIRLWREPDSLRIDSGVTVGSEVSTHYDSLLAKLIAHAPDRLAAIRKLADGLDRLSVLGPGTIRPFLTDALRQPAFVSGEATTLFISETWPGGWAPRPVDEVVRNAVAAAIWLTANRPAPGSGPWNALGGFRLLAPAGRPATAHLSIQVGGHATRLAVEAHDGFLRLTSPGGSYDVAISKAGRDRWNVTVDGVNTAVDAACYAEEVFLRHGGFEGRIGIALAAVAAAAQRAASGETGDTLRASMPGTVVSLHVAEGDSVEAGQIVAVLESMKLFMELKSPASGTVRRLGTRAGASVAAGDMLIAVESV comes from the coding sequence ATGTTCGACACCATCCTGATCGCCAATCGCGGCGAGATCGCCTGCCGCATCATCAAGACCTGCCGGCAGATGGGGATCCGTACCGTCGCGGTGCATTCGCAGGCCGACCGCGATGCGCTGCATGTGCGCCTTGCCGACCAGGCCGTGGATATCGGCCCCGCACCTGCCCGCGAGAGCTATCTGCGCGCGGACAAGATCATCGCGGCGGCGCTCGCCACCGGCGCGCAGGCGATCCATCCAGGCTACGGCTTCCTGTCCGAGCGGCTCGACCTGATTGCCGCATGCGAGGCCAACGGCATCAGCTTCATCGGGCCCTCCAGCGCGGCGATCGACGCGATGGGTGACAAGATTCGCTCCAAGCAGATCGCGCGCGACGCCGGCGTGCCGGGCGTGCCCGGCTATGACGGCGCCGATCAGTCGCCGGAGGTCTTGCGTCGGGAGGCGCTGCGCATCGGCCTGCCGGTGATGGTCAAGGCCTCGGCCGGCGGCGGCGGCAAGGGCATCCGCAAGGTCGAGCGCGCGGACGATCTCGACGGAGCCATTGCCGCGGCCGCGCGCGAGGCGCAAGCAGCCTTCGGCGACGGCCGTCTGCTGATCGAGAAATTCGTGACGCGGCCGCGCCATGTCGAGGTGCAGGTCGCCGGCGACAGGCACGGCAATATCGTCCATCTCTTCGAGCGCGACTGCTCCGTGCAGCGTGCGAACCAGAAGCTCCTGGAGGAGGCGCCTGCGCCCAATCTGCGGCCGGAGACGCGCGCGGCCCTGCACGAACATGCGCTCAGGCTCGCGCGCGCGATTTCCTACGACAATCTCGGCACGGTCGAGTTCCTGGTCGATGCGGCGACGCAGGCCGTGTTCTTCCTGGAGATGAACACCCGCCTCCAGGTCGAGCATCCCGTTACCGAGGCGATCACCGGGCTCGACCTGGTGGAATGGCAGATCCGCATCGCGGCCGGCGAGACGCTGCCGCGCAAGCAAAGCGAGATCACCTGCACCGGCCATGCGATCGAGGCGCGATTGACGGCCGAACGCGCGGATGAAGGCTTCCGGCCCGATACGGGGACGATCCGGCTCTGGCGCGAGCCGGACAGCCTGCGTATCGACAGCGGCGTCACGGTGGGCAGCGAGGTCTCGACGCATTACGATTCCCTGCTCGCCAAGCTGATCGCGCATGCGCCCGATCGCCTGGCCGCCATTCGCAAGCTCGCTGACGGCCTCGACCGCCTGAGCGTGCTTGGACCCGGCACGATCCGGCCCTTCCTCACTGATGCCTTGCGCCAGCCCGCCTTCGTCTCTGGCGAGGCAACGACCCTGTTCATCTCCGAGACCTGGCCCGGCGGCTGGGCGCCCCGGCCTGTTGACGAGGTCGTGCGCAACGCCGTCGCCGCGGCAATCTGGCTCACCGCCAACAGGCCAGCGCCAGGCAGCGGGCCCTGGAATGCGCTTGGCGGCTTCAGGCTGCTCGCTCCGGCGGGACGCCCCGCCACGGCGCATCTCTCAATCCAGGTAGGAGGGCATGCAACGCGGCTTGCCGTCGAAGCGCATGACGGCTTCCTGCGCCTGACCAGCCCCGGCGGCTCATATGACGTCGCTATCAGCAAAGCCGGGCGGGATCGCTGGAACGTCACCGTCGATGGCGTGAACACGGCCGTGGATGCGGCCTGCTACGCGGAGGAGGTATTCCTTCGCCATGGCGGATTCGAAGGCCGGATCGGGATCGCGTTGGCCGCGGTCGCCGCAGCGGCGCAGCGCGCTGCGAGCGGCGAGACCGGCGACACGCTGCGCGCCAGCATGCCGGGCACCGTCGTCTCGCTTCATGTGGCCGAGGGCGACAGCGTCGAGGCCGGGCAGATCGTCGCCGTGCTGGAATCGATGAAGCTGTTCATGGAGCTGAAAAGCCCGGCTTCAGGCACGGTCAGGCGGCTGGGCACGCGGGCCGGCGCCAGCGTCGCGGCCGGCGATATGCTGATCGCGGTGGAGAGCGTTTGA
- a CDS encoding acyl-CoA carboxylase subunit beta: protein MKDTNRVETASAPPPLAAMLATLRERHALVAAGGGDTMRARHEQRGKIMVRERIDLLLDPQTPFLELSPLAAWGLYGNEVPGAGIVTGIGIVQGRACMLIANDATVKGGSFFAETVRKHLRAQEIAGEHRLPCLYLVDCGGAYLPEQDRVFPDRDHFGGSFYNQCRMSAAGIPQISLVFGGATAGGAYIPALSDEVIMVKGTGRIHLGGPPIVKAAIHEIVDGETLGGAEMHTQVSGVADHLVLTEMEGLAKLREIVGSLGDAGRLVEPPHEPAPPKLDPADLVELVPTDLRRPYDVRDVIARIIDDSAFNAFKPDYGATLVTGFARIHGHPVGIIANNGVLFSESAVKGAHFIELCDQRQIPLLFLQNITGFMVGTEAERGGIAKHSAKLVYAVSNARVPKYTVLIGGSYGAGNYGMCGRGFRPRFLFSWPNARIATMSPEVAANVVTELRRQSLKGATDEAAIAALDARTRAQFEEQSDPYYATARLWDDGIIEPGQTRDVLGLCLSLAAGEPRDTSPRPVYRM from the coding sequence ATGAAAGACACCAATCGGGTGGAAACCGCCAGCGCCCCTCCCCCGCTCGCCGCGATGCTCGCCACTCTGCGCGAGCGCCATGCATTGGTCGCCGCAGGTGGCGGCGACACCATGCGCGCCCGCCATGAGCAACGTGGAAAAATCATGGTGCGCGAGCGCATCGATCTCCTGCTCGATCCGCAGACGCCCTTCCTCGAACTCTCGCCGCTCGCCGCCTGGGGGCTCTATGGCAACGAAGTGCCGGGCGCAGGCATCGTCACCGGTATCGGCATCGTGCAGGGCCGCGCCTGCATGCTGATCGCCAATGACGCGACGGTGAAGGGCGGCTCCTTCTTCGCCGAAACCGTGCGCAAGCATCTGCGCGCACAGGAGATCGCCGGAGAGCATCGCCTGCCCTGCCTCTACCTCGTCGATTGCGGCGGCGCCTATCTTCCCGAGCAGGACCGCGTCTTCCCCGACCGCGATCATTTCGGCGGCTCCTTCTACAACCAGTGCCGGATGTCGGCGGCGGGAATCCCGCAGATCTCACTGGTCTTCGGCGGCGCGACGGCGGGCGGGGCCTATATCCCGGCGCTGTCGGACGAGGTTATCATGGTCAAGGGCACCGGCCGCATCCATCTCGGCGGCCCGCCGATCGTGAAGGCCGCCATTCACGAGATCGTCGATGGCGAGACGCTGGGTGGGGCCGAGATGCACACGCAAGTCTCGGGCGTCGCCGACCATCTCGTGCTGACGGAAATGGAAGGCCTGGCCAAGCTGCGCGAGATCGTCGGCTCGCTCGGTGATGCAGGCAGGCTGGTCGAACCGCCGCATGAACCTGCCCCGCCGAAGCTCGACCCGGCGGACCTCGTCGAGCTCGTGCCGACCGACCTGCGCCGCCCTTACGACGTGCGCGACGTCATTGCCCGCATCATCGACGACAGCGCCTTCAACGCCTTCAAGCCCGATTATGGCGCGACACTGGTGACGGGCTTCGCCCGCATTCACGGCCACCCCGTCGGCATCATCGCCAATAACGGCGTGCTGTTTTCTGAAAGCGCGGTGAAGGGTGCGCATTTCATCGAGCTCTGCGACCAGCGCCAGATTCCGCTGCTCTTCCTGCAGAACATCACCGGCTTCATGGTCGGCACCGAGGCAGAGCGCGGCGGCATCGCCAAGCATTCCGCCAAGCTGGTCTATGCCGTCTCGAATGCGCGCGTGCCGAAATACACCGTGCTGATCGGCGGCTCCTATGGCGCGGGCAATTACGGCATGTGCGGACGCGGTTTCCGCCCGCGCTTCCTGTTCTCCTGGCCCAATGCCCGCATCGCCACGATGAGCCCGGAGGTCGCGGCCAATGTCGTGACGGAGCTGCGCCGACAATCGCTCAAGGGCGCCACCGATGAGGCCGCCATCGCTGCGCTCGACGCCAGGACCCGCGCCCAGTTCGAGGAGCAGAGCGACCCCTATTACGCCACCGCCCGGCTCTGGGACGACGGCATCATCGAGCCGGGGCAGACGCGCGACGTGCTCGGCCTGTGCCTCTCGCTGGCAGCGGGCGAGCCGCGCGATACCTCGCCCCGCCCCGTGTACCGGATGTGA
- a CDS encoding acyl-CoA dehydrogenase family protein, producing the protein MTAAETIKAGGEAPRRSPYFTEEHEALRDQVRRFVETEIKPHGLAWEEAGFVPREVLKRMGALGFFGIRYPSEYGGSEMDTLATVVLAEELGRSTFSGAAITALVHTDMASVHIFNAGSQAQRDTFMPDIIAGEKIVAVAVTEPDAGSDVKGIRTTARREGDHYVLNGAKMFITNGVHADLYCVAAKTDLAAKPSQSVSIFLVEKGTPGFRVSRALDKHGWRSSDTAELVFEDCRIPAENLLGQEGRGFYAIMSNFQNERTVIGAMAIGEAQAAIDLTLDYVKTRKAFGAPLWDKQAIRQKLATLAGKVEAGRQLVYHAAWLDAQGFEATREVSMVKAYCGELVNEVMYACLQFHGGMGFMRESTIERMTRDARVQSIGGGATEVMLEEVAKRL; encoded by the coding sequence ATGACGGCAGCCGAGACGATCAAGGCGGGCGGTGAAGCCCCGCGCCGCTCGCCCTATTTCACCGAGGAGCACGAGGCGCTGCGCGACCAGGTCCGCCGCTTCGTCGAGACCGAGATCAAGCCGCATGGGCTGGCCTGGGAGGAAGCCGGCTTCGTGCCGCGCGAGGTGCTGAAGCGCATGGGTGCGCTCGGATTCTTCGGCATCCGCTACCCCAGCGAATATGGCGGCTCGGAGATGGATACGCTGGCGACCGTGGTGCTGGCCGAGGAGCTCGGCCGCTCGACCTTCTCGGGTGCAGCCATCACGGCGCTGGTCCACACCGACATGGCCTCGGTCCATATCTTCAATGCCGGCAGCCAGGCCCAGCGCGACACATTCATGCCCGACATCATCGCCGGCGAAAAGATCGTCGCGGTCGCCGTCACCGAGCCCGATGCCGGCTCTGACGTGAAGGGCATCCGCACCACGGCCCGGCGCGAGGGCGACCATTACGTGCTCAACGGCGCAAAGATGTTCATCACCAACGGCGTCCATGCCGATCTTTATTGCGTCGCCGCCAAGACCGACCTCGCGGCCAAGCCGTCGCAATCGGTCTCGATCTTCCTGGTCGAGAAGGGCACGCCGGGCTTCCGCGTCTCGCGTGCGCTGGACAAGCATGGCTGGCGCTCCTCCGACACCGCCGAGCTGGTCTTCGAGGACTGCCGCATTCCAGCCGAGAACCTGCTCGGCCAGGAGGGGCGCGGTTTCTACGCGATCATGAGCAACTTCCAGAACGAGCGCACGGTGATCGGCGCCATGGCGATCGGCGAGGCCCAGGCCGCGATCGATCTGACGCTTGACTACGTCAAGACCCGCAAGGCCTTCGGTGCGCCGCTCTGGGACAAGCAAGCCATCCGCCAGAAGCTGGCGACGCTGGCCGGCAAGGTCGAGGCCGGCCGCCAGCTCGTCTACCACGCGGCCTGGCTCGACGCGCAGGGGTTTGAGGCGACCAGGGAAGTCTCGATGGTCAAGGCCTATTGTGGCGAGCTGGTCAACGAGGTGATGTATGCCTGCCTGCAGTTCCATGGCGGCATGGGCTTCATGCGCGAAAGCACGATCGAGCGCATGACCCGCGACGCCCGCGTCCAGTCGATCGGCGGCGGCGCGACCGAAGTGATGCTTGAAGAGGTCGCGAAGCGGCTGTGA
- a CDS encoding TetR/AcrR family transcriptional regulator yields the protein MVAVEKGGREPAEGGSRRLILDTAARLLRSGGYHQTTLREIAEAVGIRKASLYYHFASKEEIVEAVVNDGVRFVHEAVVAALAGHAEATPRERLEAAIGAHLTALHGHGDYTSASIKTFTFGASPAPDSVRRVRRAYEEVWRELVAEMQAADVLPGERAPEALRNFLLGALNGSTDWYRPGRYDVAELAAEFTALIAPKP from the coding sequence ATGGTGGCGGTAGAAAAGGGCGGTCGCGAGCCCGCCGAAGGCGGTTCGCGCCGGCTCATCCTCGACACCGCCGCGCGCCTGCTGCGCTCGGGCGGCTACCACCAGACGACCTTGCGCGAGATCGCCGAGGCCGTCGGCATCCGCAAGGCGAGCCTCTACTACCATTTCGCCTCGAAGGAGGAGATCGTCGAGGCGGTGGTCAATGACGGCGTCCGCTTCGTCCATGAGGCGGTCGTCGCGGCCCTGGCCGGGCATGCCGAGGCCACGCCGCGCGAGCGGCTCGAGGCGGCGATCGGCGCGCATCTCACCGCGCTCCACGGCCATGGCGACTACACCTCGGCCAGCATCAAGACCTTCACCTTCGGGGCGTCGCCCGCGCCCGACAGCGTGCGCCGGGTGCGCCGCGCCTATGAGGAGGTCTGGCGCGAGCTTGTCGCCGAGATGCAGGCCGCGGATGTGCTGCCGGGCGAGCGAGCGCCCGAGGCGCTGCGCAATTTCCTGCTCGGCGCGCTGAACGGCTCGACCGACTGGTATCGCCCAGGCCGCTACGACGTCGCCGAGCTCGCCGCCGAATTCACCGCACTGATCGCGCCGAAACCCTGA